acattttgaaacttttttgtttacataCCATAtcaactttttttgtatttaaaaaaataaggaaaattcAACTGTACATCATACTGACCATGGAAATTCTTAAAAAAGAATCAAGATCCAACCTACTACATTCAAGTAAAGAATATGGTACTTTAATATCCTCAACAAGTACTAAATATCTGTGATTAAGGTAGAAAGCTGTAACAAAATGTGAATACACATCACTATAACAATCAAGATTTTTTTGTACTCTTAATAGAGTCTTTCAAAGAGTATGGGGAACTATATTAAACTTATAAAATACACAGTTTGTTTCTTTCATTGTtaactgcacattttgttttatgttgaaTCTGTTTGTATGGCTATAAAATCTATACCTGAAGAACAAACATAGGTTTTCAAAACCTTCTTTTGAATAGAAAGTTATTCAAATGTTTATTCAtcaaatatatttctaaatgcTAATGAGTAGTATACAGTAGATTAAACTACAATCATGGGTctatttaaatgtgaaaaaagtgaCTACAAattattatgaatattaattttttgtAATGGTTATCACAGGATCTTCCATTGCAAAATTCACCTTGATTCGTTTGTAGAGTACTTTAATAGACTGCAATACCTCCTCTGTCTTCAGAGTATATATGATGGGGTTTAACATGGGTGGAATTGTTTGTGTCAGGACAGAATTCATTATTCTAGTGTTTGGATGTATGTACGTTGTAAGAGCAGATATATAAACACTGAAGATTGGTAGATAAAATATGGCCACTAATATGAGGTGGGAAGTGCAGGTTTTCATAGCCTTGATTCGATCAGCACCTTGTGAAATCTTGAGCAATGCAAAACCAATACAAACATATGAGATGGCTATTAACGTTAGTGGAAGGCAAAGCACAATAGCAACATAGACATAAGCCATTATGAAATTAGGAGAATTATCATTACATGCAAGTCTGAAGATGGGGCCATTATCACAAAAATAACTGCCAACTGTTGTAGATCTACAGAAGGACAATTGGGTAAGCAAAGCTAGAGTAACAACCTTAATAGCCACAGAGACAAGCCACATAACACCAATGATCAGAGTCATTGTGGTTTTAGTGACAATAGCATGATACCTCAGAGGAAAACATATAGCAATGACTCTATCAAAAGCCAAAGCAAGCAGAGTAAAGGACTGCATGATCatgaacacaaaaacaaaaaacatgcttgTCAGACAGTCTTCATAAGATATGTACTGGTTCTCAAGAAGAAACATGTCTGCATACTTTGGAATAAGAGCAGAGCTTCCAAACAGATCAGACAAGGCCAAGTTGAAGACAGCTATATACTTTGCTGTGTGCAGAGTGCGGGCCAGGCAAATAGTACCCATTATAAAAGAATTCCCTAAAACAGTCACAGCGTacacaaagcacaaaaacataTAGTAatactttgaatgtggcatgttGTACAATccattaatgtaaaatgttggGGGTCGCACAAATGTAGTATTCTCAAAGGGCACCATGGTATTCATGTCAGGAGACTGATCTGAAATAAAAGGTGAGAAAAAGGTTATTGAACCTTGAAACAGTTAATAGCtacaaatcatcaaatcataAATGCAAATCAAAATGTTTAGGAGAATTTGTAACATTCTAAATAAATCAATAGCAAATGACAATCAAAACTAATCAATACATATGAAACAACAGCGCAACAGTGTGTTAAAAATGGATCCACAATGGTTTGATACAGTACCTATTGTagcagaacaaaaccttttagagtggaattccagaaaagaccaAACACATTTATACCTGACTAATGTGTACGTCATTCTCAAAAGCAcacctccaaaaaaaaaaaaaaaatgtaactcaTGTTTCCTAGTCCATCAGTGTTTTATGTAAGAAAGGCACTTAGACATGTCAAGATTTACTGTTTGCATATAATGCTGTCCGCCAGTAACCCTGTTCAGCATTCAAAGGCAGTGTACATTTATCTTTAGTCGTTTTTTAATGACCTTTTTTGAGAAGTCCAAATGAAGAGacatcttttatttaatttttttacacaaatttaAGTTACTTATGACTTTTTTAACTGATGATTTAATATAGGAAATGATCACTGCAGCACTCTCTGTGTCATACAGACTTGAATTCAACATCATTTCAACCATGTAATTCATGttcttatattttaatttaagatACAACAAGAATGGCCATCTCAGCTGCTATGAGTGCAAGAGAGTGTTCAAAGTATTTCCATTTAAATAGACATTTTTCTATGCTTTGTCATTACAATTAcctatatttattattacttctgTTCTCACAATAAGATTTCTGCAAGATCTTTTGACTTTGGCATGATCggcaaaaaactttttttaaaaataaagcaaataagaAATAGTCCCAAGAGATCAGTATATTTTTGAAGTAATTATCTTATAGATGTATTGTttatacattacttacattggtaacactttattttaaggaacACACATTGGTGGCTTATTAAGGTCTTATTATTTGTTCAATAAAGCCTGAATTAGGCACTTCTAAATAGTTTATTCACAATGTATTAATCTTTATTCATTATGATCTGTATTAGCACATAATTAGAGATCTGTTACATGAAAATCATAAATAATTGCCTTATTAGTCATTATAACTCACAATAAGCACTTTCTTCATGCCTTGTTATGCTGAATTACTGAGCATGAATTATCACCTATATTATCATCTTATTAGTGTACAATTGGCAGAATGTGATTTCTACAGGTTCTGGATAGCATCAATGCATCATTGGAGTTTATTGCTTCTTTAGAGCTAATAAGAGTTTAATAAGTCACTAATGCTTCAGGAATTTGTTCCATATTCTAAAGTGGAGTTATGATCAGCACTAATTAAAGGCAAAAAAGTGCTAAATAGAGTTTCAATAAGTCTCTTTTGTGTTCCATATTCTAAAGTGGAGTTATGATCAGCACTAATTAAAGGCTAAAAAGTGCTAAATAGAGTTTCAATAAGTCTCTTTGTGTTCCATATTCTAAAGTGGAGTTATGATCAGCACTAATTAAAGGCTAAAAAGTGCTAAATAGAGTTTCAATAAGTCTCTTTGTGTtccattttctaaagtggagtTATGGTCAGCACTAATTAAAGGCTAAAAAGTGCTAAATAGAGTTTCAATAAGTCAATTTGttcaatttatttacttttagttgttaaaatgttcaaaactaATGGCTTCAGAGCTTGCATGTTGTGTATAATATAAACACTGTTAACTGAACTTACTTTTACTAAAGACAACCTTTTACAGTTGGAATGACAAATTACTACAATAACAAATTAATATCAGAATTCATTCATTTGAGAATGTACATAACATTCCATGTTATTTTGATGCTATTCCACAAAATGCACCACTAAAGAACTAGAATCTTACACAGGTACATTTTTTCTTATGTCATGTAAAAGCATGACAAGAGGACCTTCCCTGTGCTTATTTCCCCTCCAGTAGGTCCATTCTATTAAATCCAAATGTTCCTTCAGTGATATTTCAGATCTGTTGCCTCGTAGCCTCCATACAGTGGATTTGCAAATGCCCCATATCCGCTCAATGTTTTGAGTATGTGCCCCTGTCGTAGGCTCAACAAAAGATTCTTCATGATTGACTATGAGATGAAGATAACCCTCATTAGAAAGACAGCGATATGATCTCCACCCGTCTGATATTACTGTGCTCCCACGCCTCACGTAGTTCTTCAGGATGGGCATTAGGTGTCTTTTGGATCTACGCTTCACAATGCGCAACACTGGTCTCCGCTCATGAGCTTGAACACCCAGCATCCCAAACACCCATGACTTTCGGTTACTGCGTCTTCCCTGGCTGTACTgaaatgtaaaagacaaaattagatgtagaaatatttctttttcattttagtccaaacattgctgtaaaatgacaaaatattaaGCACAGATAATACTTTGTTGTAATATCTTTCACAATATAAAAGAAAGTGTAATGCAAAATTTGGCCCCATACTGTGTGttgcaaaataaaatgatgacatGACTaaaattaacacacactgacaagtGAAATATCAAGGACTCAAATTTAGAATGGATGAGTAACTAAACGTTTTGGGTCTGTTTTTGGattttcagtaaaatgaaaaatgtaaaaagaaactCCTACCAAAACCAATGGTGTTTTAATGATGTCATAAGTTGTAGTTACAGACTACCTGTTGTGGCATGATCAATTATATAATCAGTTTGTTCATATACACTTACTGGATACCTAATTAGAAATtaggaaaaaatatgttttaggcaaAAGAGAGTTCATCTGTTGCAACACATTTGTGTTGGCCATTTTCTACCACTTTCatttttggtcagtttctgaccacatgacTGCTATTGTTAGGGTGGCTACCCATCCAGAATTTCCCTGGATTATCCAAGTCTTTGGATCCTTTCTGGACACAACATTcaagcatttttacatttaagtgTTCCTTATGAagtttaaactgcttctttttaTCTGGTTAAACCATATACCCTAAAGACAGGGACAACTGTTCAGGAAAGGTACATTGCTGGTGACATGTTTAGGCAAGAGGCAGCACTTCAACAcattaacttaaaaataaagttctgTAGCTGAACTGATATCTGAATGAAGTTTGTAAAAAAGCAAGCCACTGATTACATGTGCAGGAATTTTACAAATCTAGCTACCGAATTAGATGATATGTCTATAAAAGTCGATTATTACCATCAATCTATaaagtgtatatacctgtggtCCAGCTGGGCGACCGTCTGTCATGATACCAGTAAACCGAATTGCCGCGCTGTGTGACGGTGGCTCCAACTGATGACGCGGAACGTTCACGGCACGCCTTTCGCTCTTGGCCACGCCTCTTTCCCCGCCCCCAAACAGAGGGTAAAaccggagcaaagaaaagagagaagcacgaaaaaaaattatgaacatAAAATGCGAgacgcaaagaaaagcagtgtgacgcgcaaacaaaagtaaagaaacgcaaaagggagaaagtactgtattgcaaaaaaaaagcagcaacataaaatgtgaaacgcaaagaaaagcagtgtgacgcgcaaacaaaagaaagaaatgcaaaagagggaaagtattgcagaaacaaaataggaacgtaaaatgcaaaatgctaatcttatatttgcgatatattttttttctcctcaccattaaagaccctaatttgactccatagAGGTTTAAAACTGGTCATGTAAAGGCGAccttagaggaaaaaaaaattataacacAAGAAAAACACAAGATATTCAGCCTTTAAACAAATTTGTATACCAATAATATCCAAACCTTAAAATATGCTCTTATTACCCATTTATCATTACCCTTTTTAATATGCTCACACTCGTACCATTTGCCTTACTTGGGTTTCCTATGACCTGCTAAAAACACTGATGTTATTTCTTATATAATTTTTTGCTCATAACTGTGCTTACCTGTAAATGTAGTGGATCCAAGTGTGGAGCTTAACATGAGACCTCTCAAAAATCGAACCTTTTCGGATAGACCTCCagattgtgtgtttgttgtggcACTTGTCACGACacactggctgagctattcttaggttgtagatgcatgtaataataatttaaggGAACATGCGGATTGTGGGCaggttgaaagagtattcaaagaaaaCTTGGTGAACGACATTtattctgaggatgtgagtgaattatatactgttgtcatcatatcttcatcagtttaGCATtgattttgagattatttaagaCCATAAGTGTgacgttaatacataaagacatcGTCGTCAGAAAAAAACTCTTGAcccgacacctctgacttttaaagtATTATTGCAAGCTTTACAATGCAAATCCCACAGCACACACtcatattttaaccatttttattCTTCTTGTTCAGTAATggcatttctttcagttttaacaacaaaCATCTTATATAGCTGTATGCTTGACAATGGATAACCTGAAAAGTCTGTTGCTGGTATCATAGTGGCATGCTTCTCATGCTAGGCTTGAAAGCTTGACAGACATAGTAAAAGCAAACTAGGGCAATGGAGTAAAGAGGTATATTTCAACAAACATAAAGAGGTATATTTCTTGAATAGACTTGATCTTTTTCGTATTTATTCTAACTGATAATTGTTTTTTACAGCCCAAGGACCTGAGGAGGTCATCAAACGATACCGCAAGGTGCTGAAGACTTTTAGCAAGGTGCGCACTATGTCCGAAGCATTCAGCCGACATAATGTTGACCGTGGAACAATTGCTTTCACTGCAGCAATTGCAGAACTTGCAATTGTTGATCCCAACACCTATGAAAGTCTTGCATCTACCTCAACAAAGGAGACCTTGGCTGCATTTGCAAAAAATGTGCAGCCAACATCACAGAAGAAACaaagaataaaatacaagacatGAAGGCAAAGGGACAGCTACTTCCCATTTGGTAGAAATAAGCTGTATATATCAAGCAAAAGAGACTTCACTGTTCACACTGTGAATAACTAgcagaatttctttttttgataATGCCAATTTGACTGTTATGAGCCTGTTTGGAAACTGTAGTTAATTGCAGCAAGTTGAGTTAATTTTATGATTTGCTCATTTATAAATATAGCTGGTATAGGCCAGTAAGAATTGCTATAGTCAGTTCAGCCAGTTTTTCAGTTAACATTTTTCTTCTAGCAGTTGATTATATCTctaacagcaaaaataaaatggtttgaattacatgacaaaaatctgtaagcatgtttttttcattatatcACCCTGAGAAATGacaacatgcatttttacaACATAACATCCATTTAAGATCTGTGAATCTGTGAGTCGGAGACTTCTGGACACCGCTCGCCAGCGGACCGACGCCAGGATCATCGTCTCCGGACCCCTGCCCACCTACCGCCGCGGGAGCCTGAAGTTCAGCCGCCTCTACGCACTCCACTGCTGGCTGCGGGAGTGGTGCCCTACCATCGGCGTGGACTTCGTGGACAACTGGGAGAGCTTTCGGGAGCGACCGTCCCTCTTCCACCGCGACGGGCTTCATCCCAGTCCCCTGGGATCTACCGTCCTCTCTGGAAACATTGAGGCGGTGCTACGCCGGGACTGACTGCCTGTATTCAGTCATACCGGGCAGGTTAGTGGGCTTAATAATAGTCCATTTAGTGAGAAATACTGCTCTAATTATTTACCCTACCACTTTTCTGATTACACTACTGGAAATAATATTTCTGTGTCACTTTCTCAGAACAGTGTAATTAAACCTTctaagattgagactgtgtctgtcccccgTGTAACGCGAAATCGGAATAATCAGAAAATCTGTTTTAACAATCTAATTAGAATTAAAACAAACGTATCCGTCTCTCAGAGTACTAGCAACGTCCGTATTAAAATAGGGCTTCTAAATATAAGATCGCTAGCATCTAAATCagttattgtaaatgaaattattactgATAATCAGCTTACTGCACTATGTCTCTGTGAAACCTGGGTTAAACCTGACGAATACATTGCTCTAAATGAATCCACTCCCCCAGGCTTTAGCTATTATAGTTACCCACGCAGGTCCGGTCGTGGTGGTGGGGTAGCCACAATATATGATTTAGTTCTAGGTGTAACTCAGAACTCAGGGTTTGATACTAAGTCGTTCGAAGTTCTTAGTCTTAAAGTAGCAGGTCCGTCTCCTGCTTCCAAAACTCAGCATTCGTTTCTACTGATAACAGTGTATCGTCCTCCTGGACCATATTCAGAGTTTATTAGtgaatttgctgattttttagcAGCAGTAACTCTTTCCTCTGATAGGATCGTTATTGCAGGCGACTTcaatattcattttgaaaaggaTCAGGACCCACTAAAAATtgcttttaaatcaattatagaTGCTCTAGGCCTCAATCAAAATATTCTAGGCCCCACTCACCGATGTAGCCATACATTAGACTTAGTTCTGACAATGGGTATTGAAGCAGAGAATATAGtcagtttttcacaaaatgACTCAATATCCGACCATTATTTAATCATGTTTGAAGTTGTTCTTAGTCAAGAAATCCTTCAGCCTCCCCGCTACAGTAACAAGCGTAAAATAACAACCTCAACAGCCAATTCGTTTATAAATAACCTCCCAGACTTAAACAGCTCCTCTCCGTCTAATGAAATAGATCTCGAACGCATAACTGAACATTTTCAATCTGTGCTCCGCTTTAACCTAGATAGTGTTGCGCCGATGAAAATAAAACCGATCAGGGATAAAAAGCTAGCCCCGTGGTATAATGACCACACGcgcacattaaaacaaacagctcgtaACTTTGAACGTAAATGGCAACTCACTAAACTAGAATCCTTCCGACTTGAGTGGCAGCATAGTATGACGAACTATAAAAAAGCGCTAATTAAAACTAAATCACAGTACATCTCAGCTCTCattgaaaaaaacagagacaacCCGAGATTTCTGTTCAGTACTGTGGCTAAACTTactaaaaatcaaaaacaaactaGCTCCGTTATCCCTGACACCATTAATAGTAACGATTTCATGAAGTTCTtagatgataaaattaataatattagaCTAGAAATTCAGTGTCACTCACATAACATACCTATAGACATAGATGAATGCTGCACCAGCTCTGAGCCACACCTAGAGAATTTTATCCCAGTTATAGAAAAGGATTTGCTTAATATAATTAGCTCATTAAAATCGACGTCATGCTTATTAGATCCTGTACCTACACAGCTATTTAAACAGGCACTGCCTAAGGTTGGGAACTCATTACTAGATATAGTCAATTCATCTCTCAGCTTGGGCTATGTACCTAATTCTCTCAAATTGGCAGTCATTAAGCCCATCATAAAAAAGCCAAATCTGGATCCCTGTGAGCTGGCTAATTATAGACCGATTTCCAATCTCCCCTTCATAGCCAAAATTCTTGAAAAAATAGTGTTTAAGCAGCTGTGCtcttatttacaaaacaatAGCATTCATGAAGTTTTCCAATCAGGATTCAGacaaaatcacagcacagaaaccgCCTTGCTAAGAGTAACAAATGACCTACTTTCTGCACTCGATAGGGGCAGCACTGCCATTCTTGTGCTCCTTGATCTCAGTGCTGCCTTTGACACTATAGATCACGCTATTTTGCTCAATAGATTAGAAaatctggtaacactttactgtagggcacgGTAatgaaggctacatgacacctacataagcacttcatgacaaccgacacaaacatacataaacacttattccataagtcgtcagttgtcataaagactgcttttgtcaactttgatGTCATGTTGACATAACAACTATGTCAAGAGACATAGATTTTTGGTGACATTAGGTTGTGTCATGACATTTTCTGAGGTGAAATGACATAGCATGTTATGACAGCTGACTTAGTGGCTTTGTGTTTGGTATGTCAGGGTGACACAGTGCTGATGATGTGATACAGCTTTACAAAATGAGGCAGTTGGTTAAAACTGGTTAAATTTCAAGGCCTACACAAGCACAGTAGTGAGTTTGGGCACTGATTTTGGGCGAATAAGCCTGGTGTTCATCAAAGAAAACAGACTACACAGAAAGGGAAGTAAGTCTATGAAATTCTTTCTACAATTTTATTTCATCATGTGCAAATTCTTTAACCCTTTActcattcttcattaaagagTAAACAATGGTGAAGGATGCAAGTTTCTTGAAATGTCCTTCCATAAAATACAAGCTTGCCTCTCGGTTACTGCTTCAGTGTCTTGGCCCCTCAGTGGTAGAACACACTTCTCCCTAAACTCTGCACTGCACTATCTCTCAGCTCCTTCTGTCATCGACTGAAGAACCGCACACTCTTAACTCAATCTGTAGACTtgtgttataaatatgtattttactatatttaacTATAAGGTATGACGTCTTTTAGGATATAGATTCCTGCTGTCTCAATCCAGaatattctgttttgattttgctTCCACTGTTCGCACATTTTGTGCAGGTTAAGAGAATCTgctaaatgacaaaataatgtgggttatgaaaaatcattttcatgaaTCCTTAATCAAATACTATGACACTGTATTGACattcttatgtatgttttctctggcccctaagtgagttttacagtttataatatttttatcaatccttattcaagtgccatgacGCTCTTAtgtgttttctctggcccttaagtaaagtgagttccattttacagtttataatgtttttatgaatccttattcaagtgtCATGACGCCCTTacgtatgttttctctggcccttaagtaaagtgaggtccattttacagtttataatgtttttatgaatccttattcaagtgccatgacgcccttatgtatgttttctctggcccttaagtaaagtgagttccattttacagtttataatgtttttatgaa
The DNA window shown above is from Pygocentrus nattereri isolate fPygNat1 chromosome 18, fPygNat1.pri, whole genome shotgun sequence and carries:
- the LOC108412882 gene encoding olfactory receptor 1F1-like translates to MNTMVPFENTTFVRPPTFYINGLYNMPHSKYYYMFLCFVYAVTVLGNSFIMGTICLARTLHTAKYIAVFNLALSDLFGSSALIPKYADMFLLENQYISYEDCLTSMFFVFVFMIMQSFTLLALAFDRVIAICFPLRYHAIVTKTTMTLIIGVMWLVSVAIKVVTLALLTQLSFCRSTTVGSYFCDNGPIFRLACNDNSPNFIMAYVYVAIVLCLPLTLIAISYVCIGFALLKISQGADRIKAMKTCTSHLILVAIFYLPIFSVYISALTTYIHPNTRIMNSVLTQTIPPMLNPIIYTLKTEEVLQSIKVLYKRIKVNFAMEDPVITITKN